The following are encoded in a window of Paenibacillus polymyxa genomic DNA:
- the glp gene encoding gephyrin-like molybdotransferase Glp: MNHTSLNAEKFQRKAVQVEEAQSRIASHVKQGEREDVELEQAHGRSLAMDLTAPHPYPRFRRSGMDGYAILGSDTEVCSSGQEIWLHVIDEIPCGTVSDKRVETGMAARIMTGAQLPEGADTVVMLEATQLREENGQTYVGLKKRMEIGKNVTQIGHEIQEGQLLLSKGTCLGAGHISVLATFGVHQVPVYRKPRVAVFSTGSELLAVDEPLQPGKIRNSNTYMLASQIREAGGEPFILQAIHDDLSLARTSVREAIAAYDIVVTSGGVSVGDFDIMGDLVRQEDVNMLFNKVTMRPGSVTTAAVIDGKLLFALSGNPGACFVGCELFVRPTIQMMLSSAHPYLQTWTAKLGADYTKVNNYTRFVRSSLEIRGGQVYAIPARADESSVMVTIKDSDCLIVIPPTTEGLRKGEEVRVLVLQGGQVT; this comes from the coding sequence ATGAATCATACATCATTAAACGCAGAAAAATTCCAGCGTAAAGCAGTTCAGGTGGAAGAGGCGCAAAGCAGGATAGCTAGTCATGTTAAACAGGGTGAAAGGGAAGACGTAGAGCTGGAGCAGGCGCATGGACGTTCTTTGGCAATGGATTTGACCGCACCACACCCGTATCCCCGTTTTCGTCGCTCAGGTATGGACGGTTATGCGATCCTTGGCTCGGACACCGAAGTCTGCTCGTCCGGTCAGGAAATCTGGTTACATGTGATTGATGAAATTCCATGTGGCACCGTATCGGACAAGCGGGTGGAGACTGGAATGGCTGCCCGTATCATGACAGGAGCGCAATTACCTGAAGGGGCGGACACAGTTGTCATGCTGGAAGCAACACAGCTGCGTGAGGAAAACGGACAGACATATGTCGGCTTGAAGAAGCGTATGGAGATTGGCAAAAATGTAACACAGATTGGTCATGAGATTCAGGAAGGTCAGCTTTTGCTTAGTAAGGGAACCTGCCTGGGAGCAGGGCACATCTCGGTACTGGCTACTTTTGGAGTACATCAGGTACCTGTTTACAGAAAGCCAAGGGTGGCCGTTTTTTCTACAGGATCGGAATTACTTGCAGTGGATGAGCCGTTACAACCAGGGAAAATTCGAAACAGTAATACATATATGCTGGCTTCTCAAATTAGAGAGGCAGGAGGAGAGCCGTTCATTTTACAAGCCATTCATGATGATTTGAGCCTTGCCCGTACCTCTGTACGTGAAGCGATAGCTGCCTATGATATCGTGGTCACGAGTGGAGGAGTATCGGTGGGGGATTTTGATATTATGGGTGACCTGGTACGACAGGAAGATGTGAATATGCTGTTCAACAAGGTTACGATGCGTCCAGGAAGTGTGACCACAGCCGCAGTGATTGACGGCAAGCTGTTATTTGCGCTTTCAGGCAACCCCGGTGCGTGCTTTGTAGGCTGTGAGCTGTTTGTACGGCCGACGATCCAAATGATGTTATCTTCGGCACATCCATATTTACAAACCTGGACGGCGAAGTTAGGCGCAGATTATACGAAGGTAAACAACTATACACGCTTTGTACGCAGCTCTCTGGAGATACGTGGTGGGCAAGTATACGCGATTCCTGCGAGAGCAGATGAATCTAGTGTCATGGTGACCATTAAGGACAGCGACTGTCTGATCGTGATTCCTCCTACAACAGAAGGATTACGCAAAGGTGAAGAGGTGCGAGTACTGGTATTACAAGGTGGACAGGTAACGTGA